The genomic DNA TGCTGGTGGGCGGGCACGGTGATTTCCACGGTGTCACCCTTGTTCTTGCCCAGCAGCGCGTCGCGCACGTGCGCCTCGGCGACGTCCAGGTACACGGGGTACGTGCCGCCGTCCTCGCCCTGCTCCTCGATGGTCACCTGGTCGCTGGCCTCGATGGCGCGGTCGGCGTCGTCGAAGGTCGCGTTGCGTTCCTGCAGGTCGCTCAGGGTGCGGTCCAGGACCTCGTCGGTGATCTCGGGCGCGGCGGCCGTCAGGTTCAGGCCGCTCCAGTCGCCCAGTTTCACTTCGGGGTAGGTTTCGCCCTTGACGGTGAACTCGAAGGACTGGCCGCTCTTGAGGGGCTGCGGGTCGATGTTGGCGTCCACGAGGCTGAGCTTCAGTTCACGGGCAGCCTGGGAGTAGTGGGTTTCCAGCAGACGGTCACGCACTTCCTGCTCGACGTAACCCTTCCCGACGCGGCCCTCGATGACCTTGCGGGGCGCCTTGCCGGGGCGGAAGCCGGGGACGCGCACGTCGCGCGCCAGTCCGGCCCACACCTGGTCGTATGCGCGGTTCACTTCGGCGGCGGGCACCGACACCTTGAATTCCACCTTGTTGCCTTCTCTGCTGATCAGCTCTGCCATTGGGTCTCCCGTCTGCGTGTCCGGACCTGCGCCCCACGGGGGGGGCGGCGGTCAGGGACGCGTTCCTCTGTTGATTCTGCCGTGCCGATCACGCCGCCACCGGGGCGGGGGCGCGCGACATGCCGCCCGACATCATAGTGCATTTGTCCGGCGGTACCTGCGGGAAGCAGTGGCAGCGGCGGCCGGACCCCCTGAGAGGTCCGGCCGCCGCTGCGCCGCTCTGGTGCGGGAAAAGGGACTTGAACCCTCAAGGATTGCTCCGCCAGATCCTAAGTCTGGTGCGTCTACCAGTTCCGCCATCCCCGCGTGTGCCCTGACCCTGGTGTGGTCAGGGGGTAAAAAGAGTTAAAAAGGTTGAGTTAAAAAGGTTCCGGCCCTCTGCATCGCTGCGGGGCCGGAACCGGTCTGGGGTGGATTAGGGGACTTGAACCCCCGGCCTCCGCTTCCACAGAGCGGCGCTCTAACCAACTGAGCTAAACCCACCGTACCTTTGTCGCCCACGTCCTGTCAGGCCCACACAGCTTAAGGGTGCGGGGGCGGCGTGTCAATCACCCCCCTGTCTCTGCTCCTGCCCGGCGCACCCCGGTCGGGGCCAGGGTGCCGGGCAGGGGGGCAGGTCAGGGCAGCGTCTTCAGGTACTCCTGGAGTGCCGCGAGTTGTTCCGGCGTGGCGTCCTGGCCGTCCAGGCCGACCTGCGCGATGCGTGGCATCACGGCGCCCAGCGTGCGGCCGTCCGGGGTGACGCCCTGCATCACGGCCCGCTGGAAGTCCGGGGCGGCCCACGCGGCGGGGGCTTTCAGGGCCGGGCCGAGGCCCCCCTGGCCCTGCGCGCCGTGGCAGCCGGCGCAGTTCCCGGCGAACAGCGTCTGTCCGTCGGGGACGGTGGCGTGCACGGCGGTGACGGTCGCGCCGCCCGTGCCTGCCAGGCCCTGCCCGGTGCGGTACCCCCAGACGCCCAGGCTGACGGTGGCGGTCACGAAGAGCACGAAGGCGCCGATTTCACGGACGGTGAAGCCACGTTCGGAGGGGTCGGGCGTGAGGTCCGGGGTGAGGTCAGGTCCGTTCACGGGTCACCACAGCCTCTGGCCGGGCACGGCCTGGTAGTTCGCCAGCATGGGCGCGATGACCGGGCCGTACACCAGCGCGACCAGGATCAGGGCCAGCAGCGTCAGGGCCAGCAGCGGCTCGGTGTGCCGGACCAGCGGAGTGGCGGCCGTCAGGGACGCCCCGGCGGGGCTGATGGTGTCACTGACGGGAATGGCGGTGTCTTCCGGGTTATCGCGCCGCGCCGAGAGCAGCGTGCGGAACAGCACCGTGAAGAACGTCAGGCCCGCCACGAGCAGGATCACGCCGCTCAGGGCGGTCAGGGCGCGGGGCACGCCCAGGTTCATGGCGTCGTACGCGGCCTGCTGGGCGCTGGCGCTGACCTGCGCGCGCCGGGGCACGCCCGCCAGTCCCTGCCAGTGCATGCCCAGCGCGAACAGCATCATCCCGCCGAACCACAGCCACGCCGAGGCGAGCGCGGCGCGCGGCGCGAACAGGCGCTTGCCGGTCAGGTGCGGCACCAGCCAGAACGCCACGCCCATGAACGTCAGGGTGGTGGCGGTACCCACCGTGATGTGAAAGTGACCGGGAATCCAGGCGGTGTTGTGCACGACCGGCGCGAACGCGATGCTGGCGTTCACGATGCCGCCCGCCCCGCCGAAGATGAACGACACCATGGCCAGCACCTGCGCGGTCACGCTGGCGTTCCCCCACGGCAGGCGGCGCATCCAGCCGACCACGCCCCGGCCGCCGCGCGCACGGGCGGCGTCTTCCAGCGAGGCGGCGACGCTGAAGGCGGTCAGGAGGCTGGGCACCGCCACCAGGAAGGTCAGGAACATGTGAATGACCTTCCAGCTGCTCTGCACGTTCGGGTCGGCGTACTGGTGGTGCAGGCCGACGGGCACGCTGAACACCAGGAACATCGCGAACGACAGCCGGGTCAGGCCCTCGCTGGCCATGCGCCCACCGGCCTGCCGGGGCAGGAAGGCGTACCAGCTGACGTACGCCGGGAGCAGCCAGAAGTACACGATGGGGTGCCCGGTCCACCAGAACAGCGTGCGGGCCAGCAGCGGGTCCACGCCGCGCGTGAGGCCCAGCGACCAGGGGATCAGCATGACCACGACCTCGACCACCAGACCCAGGGCGGCCACGGCCCACATCAGCCACGTGGCGACGCTCATGTACGTGACGACCGGCGTCACGCGGCCCGGATGCGCGCGTTTCCAGGCCAGCCACGTCCACACGACCTGACCGGCGACCAGCAGGCTCGCGGCGACCATCACGCCCGCCCCGATGTAGAACACGGGACTGCCTTCCAGCGGCGGGTAGAAGGTGTACAGGACCGTGGCGTCGTTGCTCAGCAGTGGCACGGCGGCCGTGAGCAGTCCGGCGGTCATCAGCACGTACGTGAACCACGCGAAGCGCAGGTTGGGGCGCGCGCCGCCCGCCTGGGTCAGTTCACGCAGCGGCAGGTACAGCAACCAGCCGCTGATGAAGAACTGCGTGAACACCAGCGCGTTCAGCACGCCGTGCAGCGTGAGGCCCTGGTAGTACGACCTGATCAGGGCTTTCAGGAGCGGGTACTCGTACACGTTGACGCCGCCGTAGTTCAGGGCCTGGAGTGGCCCCAGCATCACGCCGATGAACAGGGCCAGGAAGGCCGTGACCACGTAGTACTGCGTGAGGGTCTTCAGGCCGGTCAGGGCAGCGGCGTCGGTCACGCCGCTCAGGCCGCCCGTGGCAGACGAACCTGCGGGCGCGGCGGGTGCCGGGCGTTCCGGCGCGCGTGAGGGAGCGGGGTGGGAGGTGGTCACGGAGTCTCCTTGGCGGGGGTGGTGCCGGGTGTGACGGCAGGGGTGGAGGCGCTGGCGGGTTCCTCGACGATGAAGCGGGTGATCATGTTCTGGTGC from Deinococcus seoulensis includes the following:
- a CDS encoding c-type cytochrome; the encoded protein is MNGPDLTPDLTPDPSERGFTVREIGAFVLFVTATVSLGVWGYRTGQGLAGTGGATVTAVHATVPDGQTLFAGNCAGCHGAQGQGGLGPALKAPAAWAAPDFQRAVMQGVTPDGRTLGAVMPRIAQVGLDGQDATPEQLAALQEYLKTLP
- a CDS encoding b(o/a)3-type cytochrome-c oxidase subunit 1, whose product is MTTSHPAPSRAPERPAPAAPAGSSATGGLSGVTDAAALTGLKTLTQYYVVTAFLALFIGVMLGPLQALNYGGVNVYEYPLLKALIRSYYQGLTLHGVLNALVFTQFFISGWLLYLPLRELTQAGGARPNLRFAWFTYVLMTAGLLTAAVPLLSNDATVLYTFYPPLEGSPVFYIGAGVMVAASLLVAGQVVWTWLAWKRAHPGRVTPVVTYMSVATWLMWAVAALGLVVEVVVMLIPWSLGLTRGVDPLLARTLFWWTGHPIVYFWLLPAYVSWYAFLPRQAGGRMASEGLTRLSFAMFLVFSVPVGLHHQYADPNVQSSWKVIHMFLTFLVAVPSLLTAFSVAASLEDAARARGGRGVVGWMRRLPWGNASVTAQVLAMVSFIFGGAGGIVNASIAFAPVVHNTAWIPGHFHITVGTATTLTFMGVAFWLVPHLTGKRLFAPRAALASAWLWFGGMMLFALGMHWQGLAGVPRRAQVSASAQQAAYDAMNLGVPRALTALSGVILLVAGLTFFTVLFRTLLSARRDNPEDTAIPVSDTISPAGASLTAATPLVRHTEPLLALTLLALILVALVYGPVIAPMLANYQAVPGQRLW